The DNA sequence GAAAGTCTTGGAGGCGACGGTCACTTCCTGTCCCACAGCGGGACCAGGCGCGGCAATGAGAAAGAGCACTAGCACGACTAAGCCGCCCAGAGATTTCATACGCCCTGCCCCCGGATCGCCTCAAGCGGGCTCCGCTGTGCGTTGATGAAACGGGTAACAAATTCATCGGCCGGGCGGCGAACCAAATCCTCAAGCGTGCCCTGCTGAAGAATCGCTCCCTCTGCCATCAGGTAAATGGTGTCGCCGAAAAAACCGGCCTCGCCGATATCGTGCGTCACCATAACCACGGTTTTCTTGAGGCTCTCGAAAATGCGCCGCAGATCGTCCTGTAGCTCGTGGCGAATCATCGGGTCGAGAGAGCCAAGCGGCTCGTCCAGAAGCAGGACTTCGGGGTTGAGCATGAGGGCACGCATCAGGCCGACGCGCTGACGCTGGCCGCCTGAGAGTTGCGCGGGGTACCTGTTAAGGCCTTCTTGGGGAAATTGCGTGAGCGCCGTCAATTGGTCGAGGCGCTCTTTTATATTTTTTTCGGGCCAGCCAAGATAACGGGCCATGAGC is a window from the Nitrospinaceae bacterium genome containing:
- a CDS encoding ATP-binding cassette domain-containing protein encodes the protein MLELEDVSKTYGGVSAAGPLSIKIEPGKTSILIGQSGCGKSTLLRLMMGLIEPDTGHVLLDGERIGQENSLILRRKMGYVIQDGGLFPHLTARDNVVLMARYLGWPEKNIKERLDQLTALTQFPQEGLNRYPAQLSGGQRQRVGLMRALMLNPEVLLLDEPLGSLDPMIRHELQDDLRRIFESLKKTVVMVTHDIGEAGFFGDTIYLMAEGAILQQGTLEDLVRRPADEFVTRFINAQRSPLEAIRGQGV